One genomic region from Skermania piniformis encodes:
- the pth gene encoding aminoacyl-tRNA hydrolase, with the protein MVGLGNPGPGYERTRHNVGFLVVDRLAERLGERFGADRRSGADLVQTRLADRRVLLAKPRSYMNTSGRAVGLLSRYFAVPVGDVVVIHDDLDLDVGAIRLKQGGGEGGHNGLRSVSAALSGRDYLRVRVGIGRPPGRKDPAAFVLEPFSAAERKELPITVEEAADAVELLLRTDLETAQNQVHRRP; encoded by the coding sequence GTGGTCGGGCTCGGCAACCCCGGACCCGGCTACGAGCGCACCCGGCACAACGTCGGTTTCCTGGTGGTCGATCGGCTGGCCGAGCGGCTCGGCGAACGTTTCGGTGCGGACCGTCGCTCCGGTGCCGACCTGGTGCAGACCCGGCTGGCCGACCGGCGGGTATTGCTGGCCAAGCCGCGTAGCTACATGAACACCTCGGGCCGCGCGGTCGGATTGCTCAGCCGATACTTCGCCGTGCCGGTCGGCGACGTCGTGGTGATACACGATGACCTGGATCTGGATGTCGGCGCCATCCGGCTCAAACAGGGCGGCGGCGAAGGCGGACACAACGGCCTGCGGTCGGTATCCGCCGCGCTGTCCGGCCGGGACTACCTCCGCGTCCGGGTCGGGATCGGGCGGCCGCCGGGCCGCAAGGATCCGGCGGCGTTCGTGCTGGAGCCGTTCAGCGCCGCCGAACGCAAGGAGCTGCCGATCACCGTGGAAGAGGCGGCCGACGCGGTGGAATTGCTGCTGCGCACCGATCTCGAAACAGCGCAGAACCAGGTACACCGCCGACCTTGA